From Carya illinoinensis cultivar Pawnee chromosome 5, C.illinoinensisPawnee_v1, whole genome shotgun sequence, one genomic window encodes:
- the LOC122311811 gene encoding uncharacterized protein LOC122311811 isoform X1, giving the protein MGACMSTPDGCVRGRLRSSKNKTRKRRRAVLFKQRVPSRLSEGSLDKVDRPPTSDRSYNNPTFQAGSTEEAWFDSLPTFEPDCDEDYQSVPDDVSSLSSFEGVAIPSVSSLRDPKHGDCSVNNHQTSSTSHMHKPGVLSRNSAYNSVEVSKTLNVQVLNLDDVDSQSKRDGSSNEANRPVFLKGISSSMEGSPGKEEGMLDNCGILPSNCLPCLPSTVPSVEKRRSLSSSPPSLRKKGTLKLSFKWKEGNADGTLLSSKMLLQRPMAGSQVPFCPIEKKMFDCWSSIDPNTFKVRALNYLRDKKKDFAPNYAAYYPFGVDVFLSQWKIEHIARFVELPVINSSGNLPPILIVNVQIPLYPPALFQGETDGEGMSFVLYFKLSDNYSKELPSNFQEYIRKFMDDEVEKVKGFPMDTNVPFRERLKILGRVVNVEDLHLSGPERKIMQAYNEKPVLSRPQHEFYSGENYFEIDIDMHRFSYISRKGFEVFLDRLKHCILDVGLTIQANKAEELPEQVLCCIRLNGIDYTNYQQLGLSQ; this is encoded by the exons ATGGGGGCGTGCATGTCCACGCCTGACGGGTGCGTGCGAGGGAGATTGAGGTCCTCCAAGAACAAGACACGTAAAAGGAGGAGAGCAGTATTGTTCAAACAAAGAGTTCCTTCTCGGTTGTCTGAGGGATCACTAGACAAGGTTGATAGGCCCCCTACCTCTGATCGCTCCTACAACAACCCCACTTTCCAAG CAGGAAGCACTGAAGAGGCATGGTTTGATTCATTACCAACTTTTGAGCCTGATTGTGATGAAGATTACCAAAGTGTTCCAGATG ATGTCTCATCTCTAAGTAGCTTTGAAGGTGTAGCCATACCAAGTGTTTCATCTCTGAGAGATCCCAAACATGGAGACTGTAGTGTCAATAATCATCAAACTTCTTCCACCAGTCATATGCATAAACCAGGGGTGTTGTCAAGGAATTCAGCGTATAATTCTGTTGAGGTTTCTAAAACATTGAATGTTCAAGTCTTGAATTTGGATGATGTTGATTCACAATCAAAACGTGATGGAAGTTCAAATGAAGCAAACCGACCTGTATTCCTTAAAGGAATCTCCTCATCCATGGAGGGAAGTCCTGGCAAGGAGGAAGGAATGTTAGACAATTGTGGGATTCTTCCAAGCAACTGTTTACCTTGTCTTCCATCCACTGTTCCCTCTGTTGAAAAGAGAAGATCATTGAGCTCTAGTCcaccaagtttaagaaaaaaGGGAACCTTGAAACTTTCCTTCAAATGGAAAGAAGGAAATGCTGATGGCACTCTAC TTTCCTCGAAAATGCTTCTACAAAGACCAATGGCAGGTTCCCAAGTACCTTTTTGcccaatagaaaagaaaatgtttgATTGTTGGTCATCTATTGATCCCAATACTTTCAAAGTTCGGGCTTTGAATTATCTTAG GGACAAGAAGAAGGATTTTGCTCCCAATTATGCTGCATATTATCCCTTTGGTGttgatgtatttttatctcagtGGAAAATAGAGCATATTGCTCGTTTTGTTGAACTACCTGTTATTAATTCTTCCGGAAACCTCCCACCTATCCTCATTGTAAACGTCCAG ATACCCTTGTACCCTCCCGCACTTTTTCAGGGTGAAACTGATGGAGAGGGAATGAGTTTCGTTTTATACTTCAAACTCTCTGATAATTACTCAAAGGAGCTTCCATCCAATTTTCAAGAATATATCAGA AAGTTCATGGAcgatgaagttgaaaaagttaaaGGTTTTCCTATGGATACAAATGTACCCTTTCGGGAAAGGCTGAAGATATTGGGCCGTGTTGTAAATGTTGAAGATCTTCATTTGAGTGGGCCAGAGCGGAAGATTATGCAGGCTTATAATGAAAAGCCTGTTCTTTCACGTCCTCAACATGAGTTCTACTCG GGAGAAAATTACTTCGAGATTGATATAGATATGCACAGATTCAGTTATATATCTAGGAAAGGGTTTGAGGTATTCCTAGACAGACTAAAGCACTGCATCTTGGATGTTGGCCTCACAATTCAG GCTAACAAAGCTGAAGAGTTGCCAGAGCAGGTCTTATGTTGTATACGACTAAATGGAATTGACTACACAAATTACCAGCAACTGGGGCTTAGTCAATAG
- the LOC122311811 gene encoding uncharacterized protein LOC122311811 isoform X3, which produces MGACMSTPDGCVRGRLRSSKNKTRKRRRAVLFKQRVPSRLSEGSLDKVDRPPTSDRSYNNPTFQAGSTEEAWFDSLPTFEPDCDEDYQSVPDDVSSLSSFEGVAIPSVSSLRDPKHGDCSVNNHQTSSTSHMHKPGVLSRNSAYNSVEVSKTLNVQVLNLDDVDSQSKRDGSSNEANRPVFLKGISSSMEGSPGKEEGMLDNCGILPSNCLPCLPSTVPSVEKRRSLSSSPPSLRKKGTLKLSFKWKEGNADGTLLSSKMLLQRPMAGSQVPFCPIEKKMFDCWSSIDPNTFKVRALNYLRDKKKDFAPNYAAYYPFGVDVFLSQWKIEHIARFVELPVINSSGNLPPILIVNVQKFMDDEVEKVKGFPMDTNVPFRERLKILGRVVNVEDLHLSGPERKIMQAYNEKPVLSRPQHEFYSGENYFEIDIDMHRFSYISRKGFEVFLDRLKHCILDVGLTIQANKAEELPEQVLCCIRLNGIDYTNYQQLGLSQ; this is translated from the exons ATGGGGGCGTGCATGTCCACGCCTGACGGGTGCGTGCGAGGGAGATTGAGGTCCTCCAAGAACAAGACACGTAAAAGGAGGAGAGCAGTATTGTTCAAACAAAGAGTTCCTTCTCGGTTGTCTGAGGGATCACTAGACAAGGTTGATAGGCCCCCTACCTCTGATCGCTCCTACAACAACCCCACTTTCCAAG CAGGAAGCACTGAAGAGGCATGGTTTGATTCATTACCAACTTTTGAGCCTGATTGTGATGAAGATTACCAAAGTGTTCCAGATG ATGTCTCATCTCTAAGTAGCTTTGAAGGTGTAGCCATACCAAGTGTTTCATCTCTGAGAGATCCCAAACATGGAGACTGTAGTGTCAATAATCATCAAACTTCTTCCACCAGTCATATGCATAAACCAGGGGTGTTGTCAAGGAATTCAGCGTATAATTCTGTTGAGGTTTCTAAAACATTGAATGTTCAAGTCTTGAATTTGGATGATGTTGATTCACAATCAAAACGTGATGGAAGTTCAAATGAAGCAAACCGACCTGTATTCCTTAAAGGAATCTCCTCATCCATGGAGGGAAGTCCTGGCAAGGAGGAAGGAATGTTAGACAATTGTGGGATTCTTCCAAGCAACTGTTTACCTTGTCTTCCATCCACTGTTCCCTCTGTTGAAAAGAGAAGATCATTGAGCTCTAGTCcaccaagtttaagaaaaaaGGGAACCTTGAAACTTTCCTTCAAATGGAAAGAAGGAAATGCTGATGGCACTCTAC TTTCCTCGAAAATGCTTCTACAAAGACCAATGGCAGGTTCCCAAGTACCTTTTTGcccaatagaaaagaaaatgtttgATTGTTGGTCATCTATTGATCCCAATACTTTCAAAGTTCGGGCTTTGAATTATCTTAG GGACAAGAAGAAGGATTTTGCTCCCAATTATGCTGCATATTATCCCTTTGGTGttgatgtatttttatctcagtGGAAAATAGAGCATATTGCTCGTTTTGTTGAACTACCTGTTATTAATTCTTCCGGAAACCTCCCACCTATCCTCATTGTAAACGTCCAG AAGTTCATGGAcgatgaagttgaaaaagttaaaGGTTTTCCTATGGATACAAATGTACCCTTTCGGGAAAGGCTGAAGATATTGGGCCGTGTTGTAAATGTTGAAGATCTTCATTTGAGTGGGCCAGAGCGGAAGATTATGCAGGCTTATAATGAAAAGCCTGTTCTTTCACGTCCTCAACATGAGTTCTACTCG GGAGAAAATTACTTCGAGATTGATATAGATATGCACAGATTCAGTTATATATCTAGGAAAGGGTTTGAGGTATTCCTAGACAGACTAAAGCACTGCATCTTGGATGTTGGCCTCACAATTCAG GCTAACAAAGCTGAAGAGTTGCCAGAGCAGGTCTTATGTTGTATACGACTAAATGGAATTGACTACACAAATTACCAGCAACTGGGGCTTAGTCAATAG
- the LOC122311811 gene encoding uncharacterized protein LOC122311811 isoform X2 — MGACMSTPDGCVRGRLRSSKNKTRKRRRAVLFKQRVPSRLSEGSLDKVDRPPTSDRSYNNPTFQGSTEEAWFDSLPTFEPDCDEDYQSVPDDVSSLSSFEGVAIPSVSSLRDPKHGDCSVNNHQTSSTSHMHKPGVLSRNSAYNSVEVSKTLNVQVLNLDDVDSQSKRDGSSNEANRPVFLKGISSSMEGSPGKEEGMLDNCGILPSNCLPCLPSTVPSVEKRRSLSSSPPSLRKKGTLKLSFKWKEGNADGTLLSSKMLLQRPMAGSQVPFCPIEKKMFDCWSSIDPNTFKVRALNYLRDKKKDFAPNYAAYYPFGVDVFLSQWKIEHIARFVELPVINSSGNLPPILIVNVQIPLYPPALFQGETDGEGMSFVLYFKLSDNYSKELPSNFQEYIRKFMDDEVEKVKGFPMDTNVPFRERLKILGRVVNVEDLHLSGPERKIMQAYNEKPVLSRPQHEFYSGENYFEIDIDMHRFSYISRKGFEVFLDRLKHCILDVGLTIQANKAEELPEQVLCCIRLNGIDYTNYQQLGLSQ; from the exons ATGGGGGCGTGCATGTCCACGCCTGACGGGTGCGTGCGAGGGAGATTGAGGTCCTCCAAGAACAAGACACGTAAAAGGAGGAGAGCAGTATTGTTCAAACAAAGAGTTCCTTCTCGGTTGTCTGAGGGATCACTAGACAAGGTTGATAGGCCCCCTACCTCTGATCGCTCCTACAACAACCCCACTTTCCAAG GAAGCACTGAAGAGGCATGGTTTGATTCATTACCAACTTTTGAGCCTGATTGTGATGAAGATTACCAAAGTGTTCCAGATG ATGTCTCATCTCTAAGTAGCTTTGAAGGTGTAGCCATACCAAGTGTTTCATCTCTGAGAGATCCCAAACATGGAGACTGTAGTGTCAATAATCATCAAACTTCTTCCACCAGTCATATGCATAAACCAGGGGTGTTGTCAAGGAATTCAGCGTATAATTCTGTTGAGGTTTCTAAAACATTGAATGTTCAAGTCTTGAATTTGGATGATGTTGATTCACAATCAAAACGTGATGGAAGTTCAAATGAAGCAAACCGACCTGTATTCCTTAAAGGAATCTCCTCATCCATGGAGGGAAGTCCTGGCAAGGAGGAAGGAATGTTAGACAATTGTGGGATTCTTCCAAGCAACTGTTTACCTTGTCTTCCATCCACTGTTCCCTCTGTTGAAAAGAGAAGATCATTGAGCTCTAGTCcaccaagtttaagaaaaaaGGGAACCTTGAAACTTTCCTTCAAATGGAAAGAAGGAAATGCTGATGGCACTCTAC TTTCCTCGAAAATGCTTCTACAAAGACCAATGGCAGGTTCCCAAGTACCTTTTTGcccaatagaaaagaaaatgtttgATTGTTGGTCATCTATTGATCCCAATACTTTCAAAGTTCGGGCTTTGAATTATCTTAG GGACAAGAAGAAGGATTTTGCTCCCAATTATGCTGCATATTATCCCTTTGGTGttgatgtatttttatctcagtGGAAAATAGAGCATATTGCTCGTTTTGTTGAACTACCTGTTATTAATTCTTCCGGAAACCTCCCACCTATCCTCATTGTAAACGTCCAG ATACCCTTGTACCCTCCCGCACTTTTTCAGGGTGAAACTGATGGAGAGGGAATGAGTTTCGTTTTATACTTCAAACTCTCTGATAATTACTCAAAGGAGCTTCCATCCAATTTTCAAGAATATATCAGA AAGTTCATGGAcgatgaagttgaaaaagttaaaGGTTTTCCTATGGATACAAATGTACCCTTTCGGGAAAGGCTGAAGATATTGGGCCGTGTTGTAAATGTTGAAGATCTTCATTTGAGTGGGCCAGAGCGGAAGATTATGCAGGCTTATAATGAAAAGCCTGTTCTTTCACGTCCTCAACATGAGTTCTACTCG GGAGAAAATTACTTCGAGATTGATATAGATATGCACAGATTCAGTTATATATCTAGGAAAGGGTTTGAGGTATTCCTAGACAGACTAAAGCACTGCATCTTGGATGTTGGCCTCACAATTCAG GCTAACAAAGCTGAAGAGTTGCCAGAGCAGGTCTTATGTTGTATACGACTAAATGGAATTGACTACACAAATTACCAGCAACTGGGGCTTAGTCAATAG